The genome window TGTCCTACCGCACGGCTGCAAGCGGCTGTAGCTGGTTTTGCGGGTGATTGACCCGACAGAATATGAACAGTCAAATACCCCTCAAAACCACAATATCGCGTATTAATCCGCCCAAGGGCGATCGGCTTCGATTCGGCGTTATTGGCAGCACCTAATTTCTTGACTCAACCCGCATACAACTATAACATCCTTTAGGGCAGCCCCCCGATTTCAGACGATCGCTCGCGGTTTAATTGTGGCGAATGACTGATACCTTCTGCGGTTTGATGACTCAACTTTTCGTGAGTCTTCATCCATTTCCACTTGTGCACAGTAGCTTGAGGATTGAGCAACGTGGTAGCCACGCCGTAAACAATAGTAGGCAAAACCTCCCGATTTAACCAACTTTGTCCCAGCTTTCTCATGTAGTGCATTGCCAAAACTTCTCGAAATTTGTTAAGCCTTTGCAAAAGCGGCAAATTCTTAAAACATAACTCTTCGTACTCCTGGAGTGATAACTCTTTTTCTCCCCGCAAGCGCCGCAGTTGGTTTTCCTTGACACAATCTGAAGCTATGCGCTTCTTCAGCCAGTGCTTATCTGTGAGAGAGTTCCCTCTAATTCGATAATTTCCCAAAGGTTCTGTCGCCGCTAGCAAGCCATACTTTTGAGCAAGTTTGGTAAATAACTCTGTATCTTCTCCTACCTGCCAATCTTCTGCAAACCCGCCTTCTTCGACAAGAATGGAACGATCGACTACAACAGAAGACGGGAAAACCCAAGGGCTTTCGCCTGTCTCCTTAATCGCCTGCATTTCTGCTTTAGTTGTAGGATAGGTGGGAATATAACTCAACTTCTTACCGTGCTTGTCTAAATATCGCAAAGCGTGAGCGACAGCTTTGACTTCGGGATTGTCTGCGAGCATCTTCAAACAAACTTCTAACTTATTGGGTTCCCAGGTATCGTCGCTGTCGATAAACGCTACATACTCGCCTGTGGCGCGATATATCATTAAATTTCTCGACTTAGAAACCCCGTAATTTTGGGGATTCCTGAAGTATTGAATTCTCGAATCTTGCTCGACCAGCTTAGCAGCAACTTTTTCAGTAGCGTCAGTAGAGCAGTCATCAACAATTAAAATTTCTAGATTCTTGTGGGTGCCGTTGAGTACGGAGGCAACTGTCTCGGCCAGAGTGTCGGCAGCATTGAATGCAGGAATGATGACGCTGACTTTTTGGCTGTTCATAACTTGCATTAGGTGTGGTTTGGTAGTTGTTCGCCGAAGTACAGTCTCTAAGCAGACACTCTGACTCCTTTACGTGCAAGTACCTGCAGTCAGGAAACTTGCCTAAATACTGCCACTATAACAGGTTTACCGACCTCTGTGTTATCTACCGTAAGGAGGGGACAGCCGTTAGCAACCGGAGTGCAGACTATTATTTCGCGGGCAATTTTTATAAAACAAAGGCGACGGCTGCGAGGGATTGAGGGTTTTTTCCGGGGACTGGAGTTGTCCTAAATTCGATCGCATCTTTTTACTTAAATAGGACTTACCTAGAAAAACCCGGAATCACCCAAAATTATTGGTTCGATCGCTATACAGCTATAAAAAAATGGTTTGTGACTCAGTTCTCTTCCGGTTAATCGCTTATCATAAAATGGTTTTTAGTGCGCCAAAACCGTGGAGTGAGGAGTTTGATAATTTATGACAAACCTAATTATAATTATTTAATCAACCTCAATATTAAGAGTCAGTAAATCCTGTTCTATCGATCGACTAACCAGTCGAACAACTACCCAAAAAGGCAGGGCGGTTTAATTCTCACGAAAATCGCGAATTTGTAGGGGTAGTGCCCGTACCTACCCCCCACAGACGATTTCACAAGTTTCAGACATGGGGGCAGCCACGGGGGATTGCCCCTAGATCGAATGAAACCCCTGCCAAAAAACTTAATAAGTCTGCCATAGCAATCCTCGCATCATTGGTGAATTTCTTACGGACTCCGAGCGGGTTCGGGGAGGGTTGGGGTGGGGTAAAAAATTTACGGCTCCTGCAAGGATTGCTATATGTGTTGCATTACCATAGCCATCACCTAAAATACTGATTGTTTTGCTGTTGCTCGATCGGGCTATGAAACAAAAATAATGTGAAAATTCAGAAGCTTTGTGAATTTGGGTTTATATGATTTGCGTCTTTAGTTTTTCCTACCGTAGATCGGCAACACCGTTTTTCTGCGTTCATCAGCTTTTTTGAAATCTGTATTTTCTCAAAAAAGATGCTTTTTCAAACTTGTTTAATTATTAAATTGCCATAAGCTCTCCCTGATTTCTCTCTTGCTATTGTACCGCGAGAGCCTCTTAGGGTCAAATCGTTTTTTCGTCTGCCATAACAGGTAATTTATCTGCGGTTGAACTTAGTAGCGCTAGGTTTTAGGGAAGACGATCGTAAAATTATACTGTAAAAAATCCTCACCCGTAAAAAAATGTTGCCAAAGTTCTCGAGCAAAGTGCAAATTTCTACTTGTTGCCTAACAGTCTTGGTGTTGGGTGGCTGCCAGCAGCAGCTACAGCCAAATTTGCAACAGCAGCGCAGCAAACAGGGGATGGCAGTTTCGGCTCACCCTCTGGCGAGCGCTGCGGGGCTGGCCCTGCTGCAACAGGGGGGCAATGCAGTGGATGCGGCGGCTGCTACGGCTTTGGCGATTTCGGTGGTGGAGCCTTTTTCGGCGGGTATCGGCGGCGGGGGTTTTTTGCTGCTGCGGCGGGCGGAAACGGGTACTGTGCAAGCGCTGGATTTCCGCGAACGAGCTCCGAAACGGGCGGCGCGGGATATGTACCTCGACAAGCAAGGGAAGGTGCGCCCAAGGGCAAGTCTGGACGGGCATTTGGCGGCGGGTATTCCGGGTACTGTTGCTGGACTTTATACGGTGCACCGCGAGTATGGTAAGTTGCCTTGGGCTGCGGTGGTGGCGCCGGCGATCGCCCTGGCTGAAAAAGGCTTTCCGGTAAGTTCGCGCTTTACCACGGCTACCGGGCGACGACAGGATGTGTTCAAAAAAAACCGGGCGGCGCGGGAGGTTTTTACTCGCGGTGGCATTTTATACCAGCCGGGTGAGCTTTTGGTGCAGCGGGATTTGGCGCGGACTTTGCGGCAGATTGCACAAAATCCGCAAAGTTTTTATACCGGGGAAATTGCGCGGGCGATCGCCGCCGACATGGCTAAAAACGGCGGCATTATCACTCTCGAAGATTTGAAAAACTATACGCCGATTTGGCGAAATCCGGTTTGCGGCAACTTTCGCACCTACGAAATTTGCGCCATGTCGCCTCCTTCTTCCGGCGGCGTTCATTTGTTGCAAATCTTAAATATTTTGGGAGATACGGATCTCAAAAGGTTGGGGAGGCAAAGTCCAGATACTTTGCACTTGCTGGCGGAGAGCATGAGGATTGCTTATGCCGATCGGGCTGAGTATTTGGGCGACCCGGATTTTGTGAGTGTACCGGTCAAAGCTCTGACTAGCAGCAATTATGTCAAATTGAGACGATCGCAAATCCAAATGTCAAAAGCCAGACCTTCCAGCGAGGTAAAAGCTGTTGACGCTGAAACTTTGAGCCGTCTCCTGTGGGAGTCTCCCGAAACTACCCACCTCACGGTAGTTGACAAAGAGCGCAATGTGGTATCTTTGACGTTTACGGTGAATGGGGGTTTTGGGGCTGGAGTCGTGGCTGCGGGTACGGGAATTTTGCTCAACAACGAGATGGATGATTTTGCAGCGGCGCCGGGAGTGCCGAACTTGTTTGGTTTGGTGGGCTCTGAGGCAAATTCGATCGCCCCGGGGAAAACTCCTTTATCGAGCATGACGCCGGTCATCGTGACAGAAAATGGCAAATTTCGCCTCGCTGCGGGGGCTCCCGGAGGCAGCACGATTATTACCACGGTGTTGCAAATTGTACTGAACGTATTGGTTTACGACATGAATGTCGGCGATGCTGTGTCTGCACCTCGCGTACACCACCAGTGGCAGCCCGATCGCCTGATGGTGGAACGGGGGGGTTTTGAGGCTGCGACGCTTTCGGAGTTGCGGCGGCGGGGACACCTGATTGTCGAAGGTGACGGCTGGGGCAATGCCAATGCGATCGTCCTGACTGCAGACGGTTGGTTAGAAGCGGCTGCCGATCGGCGCGGCGAAGGAGAAGCAAGGGGGTTTTAGTCAACAGTCAGTCGATTAGAGATTTTAGATTTTAGACTTCGGCGATCCGTCGAGTCGCCCTCAGTCGAAAAATTTTAGATTTACTCCAGAGATGAATCTGGGATGTTGAACTAGGGTCAAAAATTTTGATCCCTCTACCACAGGAATCGGGGGTTTGTAGGGTTTTTTTGGGGTAGGTCATTAGTCATTAGTCATTAGTCATTAGTCGTTAGTCATTAGCTATTAGTCATTAGTCATTTTGGAGATGGCCAACGGTATCAAAACCCGGTTTATTTTGTCTCCACTGCGTAAGTCCTGAAATTATTAGTCTCTGTACGTGTATTTTTGCCTCCGTATTTTTGCGCTGAGGTTTATCGGCTGACTAATTGCCAAGAACTACCAAAAAAGTTAACCACAAAAAGCGTAGATACACTTATGTGTAAAGTTATTGTAAAGGCACTAGACATTAATAGTTATATCATGTAAAAATTAAGTTGTGCATAGAATCAGGTTTGTATCTTCCAGGAAAAATTTATGATAATTACTCACAAAAATGCTGCCTTAACAGCTACATTAACTACTGCTCTGAGTTTGTTGGCAGCGCCAGCAATGGCATTTTCGGTAGGGGCAACTAATAACATCGAGACTTTAAAAAATAATTTATTGGGTGCTAAAACAGCGGGGTTGAGTAATTTCTCTGTTTCAATTACGGGTAATTCTGCTGCTTTTGGTACTTTCACTAATGATCCCTTCGGTTTGAGCTCGGGTGTTGTTCTGAGCACTGGTAAAGTCGCCGATATACCGGGTAAAAATCGGAAAGATAACTTCACGACAAAGGACAGCGATTTAAACACGGACTTTGGGGCTAAGGGTGAACAGGGGGATTTGACTCAGCTAAATCTCAGCTTTTTTGCTGATAGCACGGTTCAAAAGTTGTTCTTTGAATATGTATTTGCTTCTGAGGAGTTTCCTGAGTTCGGCGGTTCTCAATATAATGACGATTTTGAACTGCTGCTGAACGGCACTAATTTGGCTAAATTGAGCGACGGAAAAACAGTTACGATTAATAATCTTGTTCCAGATCCATATAATCGCTCTAAGGATCACCCAGACTATATTGACAACCCCAGTTTGACAGGTATTGCTGCTAACATCGTTAAGCTCGACGGTTTTACTAAAGTTTTAGGTTTTGAGGGTTTGCTCAAGCAAAATCAGACGAATGTTCTCAGCATCCGCATTAAAGATGTGGGCGATGGCAATTTAGATTCTGCTGTATTTATTAAAGGCGGTTCTGTGGGGACAGTTCAACCTGAGCCAGTTCCCGAACCGATGACTGTGGGGGGTTTGATGGCGGGAGGCGCTATGCTGGCTGCTGGACGAAAGTTACGCACTCGCCATAGCGGCAGTAATTAATAACGACGGAAGGAAGAAGGAAGAAGGAAGAAGGAAGAAAGAAGAAGGAAGAAGGAAAAAACTGAACAGGAACCATTTGGGCCGTTGCTGTAGTAATATCAATCTCGCTTAGGCGTGTTGGAGACAGAAACGGGGTTTGATGAACGAAAAGACCTCGTTGCAGTTCTTGAACCGGGTAAAAAAACTAGGTTTGTGCGATCGCGATCGCGTAATATCATGTCAAGTAATTTAAGCATTATGGGTACGCAGCGAGGAATGCAAGTCCTCATAAAATTATGACGACGAACCGCCTCACTACGAACCAATTTTATGGCGGTTGTTCTAGCGGACAGAATATAAGTTTTTATCCCTAATTCGCAAAGGGCGGATTTTTTTGTATTTGGAATTGCAGCAAATATTGCGGGTAAAACCCGCGTCTACAACCACTGACTAAAAACTAAATAATTTAGCTATGAACAGTACCGTCGGGTAAGATTGTACCTGTTAATGTAGTCCGGGTAAGTTTGACCATAACTCGATCGCCGTAACCAATTTTCGCTCCTGTTAAGTCAGCACCGCTCAAGTCAGCACCGCTCAAATCGGCTCCGATTAAGTTACTTTCTCTCAAGTTGGCATTGATCAAACAAGCTCCTAACAAATTAGCCCTGAACAAGTTTGCTTGGTACAAATTCGCGCCTGTGAGATTGACGTTGTGTAGAAAAGCATCGCTTAAATCGGCTTCACTCAGGTTTGCATTGCTCAAGTTTCTTCCTGAAAAATCCTTTTCTTTTAAGGAAGCTCCTTTGAAGTTGGAACCGCTCAAATCGGGAGCTTGCGGCCCAGCTTGGCGGTAAGACTGAGATGGCGGTGGCTGCGATTGGTAGCGGGATGCGTCTGAATAGGGCCCGGCAGGGTTTCCCCCATAGTTTCCCGCATAATTTCCAGCATATTTTCCTGAAGAGGGTTCAGAAGAGTAGCGGGGTTCTTTTGGGTTGGCCGGTGGTGGCTGGCTGTTTTGGTGCTGGGTGTTTGGATACTGACTATTTCTGTACTGATTGTTTTGGTACTGAGTATAGGGTTGCTGAGTGTTTTGGTACTGAGTGTTTTGGTACTGAGTATGGGGTTGCTGAGTATGGGGTTGCTGGGTATGGGGTTGCTGGGTGTTTCTGTACTGAGTATGGGGTTGCTGGCTATTTTGTTGCTGGCTATTTTGTTGCTGGGTATTTTGTTGCTGAGTGTTTCTGTACTGAGCGTTTTGTTGCTGGGTATTTTGTTGCTGGGTATTTCTGTACTGGGTGTTTTGTTGCTGGGTGTTTTGTTGCTGGGTATTTCTGTACTGGGTGTTTTGTTGCTGGGTATTTCTGTACTGGGTGTTTTGTTGCTGGGTGTTTCTGTACTGAGCGTTTTGTTGCTGGGTGTTTTGGTGCTGGGTGTGTTTGTGCTGAGTATGTTTGTGCTGAACGTTCTGATTCTGACCTCTTGGTTGAATCGATCGCAATTGTTCGCGAGCTTGATTAATTTCCTTAATCTTTTCTTCAGCTTTCTGTAGTAGTCTGGGATTGTCTTTGGGGATGCGATCGGGGTGCCAAATGAACGCTAAATCCTTGTAGGCTTGGGTAATTTCTTCTCTGGAAGCTCCCGGCAACAGTCCCAGCACTTTATAGTATTGGTCGAGGTCGTTCATTGTACCACCTTTCGCTTTAAGAAATTAGGAATTAAAAATTAAGATCGGAGCCAAAGCCGTTCTCAAAGCTTGCTTCTCCGATCGTACATTAGATGAACAATAACTCAGCTAAGCCGCTGCTGGCAAAAATTCTCGAATTCGCTGCAAGTATGTTGCTGCATCCTCCAGCATCGGAAAGTGAGCCGTATTGGGAATTATAACAAATTCTACTTTTTTGCTCAGGGAGGCCGCTTGCTCTCCCATGATGGCGGGGATAATTTGGTCAAATTCTCCGGCCACCAGCAGTGTGGGAACACTCAGCCGCGCAAATTCTTGGGGCATTTCCTCGGCTGCTCTTTTGCTGACTGCCGTCACCATTGTACCTATAGCTGCTTGCTCGTCTGCCATTAAAAAATCCTTGAGAAACCCCAGACTGACCTCTCTGGGCAGGGAACGGCGCAAAAATCGGGCCATAAACAGCCGATCGGCAAACGGGATGGATGCCAGCCAAGAAGGTCTAAATTTTACCACATAGCCGCCGAATTTGTGAAAAGTTGTAAAGGCTTTTTCATCGTATTCAAAAATCCCGCTGCAAGTGAGAATTGCTTTTTCTACTTTTTCGGGGTAAAGGTTGAGAAATAAAGTAGCAATTGAGGCACCTGTGGAGTGAGCATTGAGAAAGACGCGGCTTAAATTCAGAGATTCTAATAATTCAGCTAAGTCGCGGGCGTAGGTTTCGAGTTCGTAGCTGGACTCAGGAGGCTCTTTTGGCAAAGGCGATCGACCAAAACCTCTCATATCGTAAAGCAAACAATCAAAATCATCAGCAATAGCCCGTGCCGTGCTTTCCCAGTAGCGCGCCGAGCCCGCCCAGCCGTGCAGGAATACCATCACTGGTTTCCCGCTGTGCCCAGCGCTGTTATCTGCCGTTATCCACTCGTAATAATGTTCTACACCGCGAATAGAAATGAAAGACATGATATTGATTTGGGATTCTTAGATTTTAGATTTTAGATTTTAACTCATAATTGTTCACTAAATACCCAAATTCCCGACTTCTTAAAAAAGTCGGGAATCTCAAGACTACATCCATCCAAAAAATCTGCGTTAATCTGCGCCAATCCGCCCGCATCTGCGGTCAAAAATTACCAACATAGGAACCAATCATAAATCTTAAGCCGCAGAAGCAGCCAGCCAAAATAAACCATCTACCAAAAGCGTGCTTAACACCGCGCCGCTGAAAGCGCGCCAGTGCAGTTCTCGATCGCGCAAACTCAGCAAACCGACTGTTAGCAACACAGCGATTAAAACTAGAGCGCAACCTATGCCCCAAGGAGTTTCGATTTGACCGATCGCACTTTGAAAAATCGGCATAGCTAATTCCGGTTCCGCGTGCATAACTTGCCGCCAGTAGGGCATCAACCCTGTTAAATAAAAATATAAATCGGTAATAGCAGTACCCAATAGAGAACCTAAATAAAAATAGCTGCCAACTTTTCCCCAAGATTTGCCCAAGCACCAAATAGCAAAAGGCAAGCCAATTGCTTCTATAGGTAGATGTAAAATAGGTTCCCATCTAAACCAGCCCCAATAGATAGAACCTGCCAGCCAGCATCCGGCAAATCCTAATAATAAATCTCCCCAAAGTTGGGTTTTGGGGCGGAAAATTAGAATTAAACTCAGAACAAACCAGGGGATAGTTGACAGCAAACTGATGGTTGGATATAAACGCACTAACGGTGCTTGCACGAAGACTGGAATAGAGACTAAAAATGCTGAGGCGCTAAATATCAACCACTGTTTGATGCTGTTTGTTGTGCCTGAAGTGACAGGATTGTCGAGGCGGGCGATGGTGGCAATAGGTGCGATCGCTGAGGATACTAAATTTAGATTAAACAACTGATTGGACTCCGTATTGTTTCAATAGGTGGACTAAAAATTTTGCTGCAGTTGCGGGTGCGACAGTCTCAACCCCGGCTACGGTTTGGCTGACGTGCCAGCCTTTTGCCGTTTGGGGATCTCGCCACAAATCCAAATGTTCGATCGCGGGATCTGCATAAAAGCTTTCTCCACCGCCACCGAGAATTGCCGAACTCCAGTGCGTAAAGCGATCGTGGCTGATGCGGTGGATGGGAAAATTGCCTCCCAGGGGTACTCCCCAACCGTCTAAGGCAAAAAATGCCCCGACTTTGCCGCCGAGTTGCTGCCACATCCAAGCCGCCCCGATCGCCCCGGCTACTCCTGCCGAAAAGCTGACAAATACTAGACTTTCTCCTGCCAACTCTTCGCTGCACAAAAAATGCCAGATGTCAAGAGCTGAAAAAGGCGGATATTTATGAGCGGGAAAAATCTTGACACGATCGACTATTTGCTGGTTTGGGCGATCGGCTGCCAGTCCCCAAACCGCCGAAAGTCCCGCCAGGAAACAGTCGGTTAGCTTTGGTTCGTGGACTCCGGGGCATATTACCAGTCTCATAGTTCGTCAAGAAAGTTAATATAGTTCGCAACATAACTTTATCATATGCCTACTATATCATATACTACCCCTGGGGATAGGGTGTTAAACTTATAATAGAGTGAAGTTTGAAGAGTATCCCCCCAAGTTAAAAGCTGGGAACGCTCCAAACCCTATTAATCTGAGGCAAGGTGAGGGAGTCTTAAGAAAACATAAAACTTATCCCCCCCGGCCCCATTCCCTGTCAAGCTTAGCAAAGCCTGATTCTAGTTTTAAGCAGTTCTGTATTTAGATTTAACTTTTCTGGCGGCGTCGAAGCCGACCCCACAAAAGCTTAAAGAAACAGGACTGTGAAAATTAGAGACCTGCCAGCTTAGCTGCCCGACGAATTTCCGGTCAGGGTCAATCGATTTTAGATTTGAGATTTTAGATTTTAGATTGACCCCACGGATAAATGCTCTTTCTTGAGGATTTTCGATTTGGGATTGATTCCACGGATCGATCGCGTGGCGGGTACCATCAAGAAATTCTTGGTCAAAAAACCCACTTAGGACTGATGCTCATCAATCCGGTTTCTAGGATAAATAAGAGGTTTGACCGGGAAGTATGGGCGCACAAACCGGGAATCAGCCCCGCGCACGTCAGTCGTGCGATCGCAAACAATGAAAAATCTCCCTTTCACCCTTCATCCTGTCTGGATCTCTTAGAATAAATAAAATTGAGGAATACAAAGTGGTTGCTTCTCCAGAAAAAATCGATTTCAAAACATCTGCGGCACCCGCAAGTAACGATCGGGTTGCTGTATTGCTGATGGGTTACGGCGAAGTTGAAAGCTACGACGATTTTGCCAACTACAACGAACAAGCTTTAAACTTGCTTACGGCAAAGTTTGCGCCAGTACCGCTTTGGATTTATCCGCCGCTGGCGAAGATTTTAGCAATCTTTGACTTGCACGAGTGGAGTCACCAACACGGTCAATTCGTTTCGCCGCACAATGCAATTTTTGAACAGCAGCGCGCCGGGATTGAAAAGAATTTACAGGAGAAATGGGGCGATAAAGTAAAAGTGTTCAAAGCTTTTAACTTTTGCGCGCCGTTTTTGCCGGAACAAGTAATTCCGCAAATTAAAGCAGAAGGATTTGACAAAATTCTGATTTATCCCTTGCTGGTAGTTGATTCTGTTTTCACCAGCGGCATTGCAGTCGAACAGGTGAATAAGGCTTTAGCACAAACCTTTGATGGTAAGGAACATTGGGTAAAAGGACAGCGCTACATTCCTTCTTTTTACGATGAACCTGCTTACATCCAGCTAATGGCGGATTTGGTGGAAGAGGAAATTAAGAACGATTTAGCTGTAGCGCATTTGCCTTCTCAGATTGGAATTGTGCTGATGAATCACGGTTGTCCGCACAAAGCGAAGGGCTTTACTTCGGGGATTGTGGAAAGTCAAGCTTTGTACGATCGCGTGCGGGAACGTTTGATGTATCGCTATCCTTTGATTTCGGTGGGTTGGCTGAATCACGACACGCCGCTGATTGAATGGACGCAGCCGGATGCGACGTTGGCTGCGAAGAATTTGATCGATTTGGGTGCAACTGCGATCGTCTTTATGCCGATCGGATTTGCGACAGAAAATCACGAAACATTGTTAGATGTTGACCACGTGATTGAGTCTTTGCAGAAACAGCGTAAAGGAGTTACTTACCGCAAATTGCCTTGCGTTAACGACCATCCAGAGTTTCTGAAAATGGCGGCCGAGTGGGCAAATCCGCAGATTGAAGCGTTGTTGAGTGAGACTGCGGTTGCTGTTAATCCGAGTTTGGCTTCCGCGCACCGCGAGCACAGCCATTCTCACGGGGAACACGGTCATTCTCACGGGGAACACGGGCATTCTCATGGCGGGCACGGTCATTCTCACGGGCACGGTCATTCTCATGGCGGGCACGGGCATTCTCACGAAGGGCACGGGCATTCTCACGGGGGGCACGGGCACAGTCACTAATTGAGTCGTTGGGTGGGGGCGGGTTTATTATATTGTTGGTTTCCAACATAGATGGCTGGTAAAACCCGCCCCTACGATGCCCTGTAGGGGCGGGTTTTACAGATAATATTTGAGCCTCACAAACAATCTAGATAAACCCGCCCCGGCTATACTAATTGAGTGCGTCAGTTCAGATTAATTGAGGTCAAAAGTCGATCGTCCTTTGGTGTTTTTAGGGAAAGGGCGATGGCGTCCCGCCCCGCAAGCTACGGCTTTTTTATCAAATTTTCTGTGCTTGTCAAACATCCGCTCAGTCGCTACACTGTATATACTCTGTATATACATTCTCTGAGAAAGAGTAAATTCCTCAGAGTGATATCACTAACTAGAGGTTCAGGCTATGGTTGGGACGATCGCAAAATGGGGAAACAGTCTTGCTATTCGGATTCCACAGAATTTAGCTAAAAAGATTAACTTGGTTGAGGGTTCCGAAGTGAAGCTTATCTTGATAGATGGCAAGCTGACAATCGAGCCTATCGTTCGTCGGCGGTATTCGCTTGAGGAGCTGATCGAAGCAATGACGCCAGAGAATCTTCATACTGAGATTGATACTGGAGTTGCTGTGGGGAACGAAGTTTGGTGACACAATCAAATCCCTACATTCCGAGTCGAGGCGATATCGTTTATTTAGACTTTGACCCAACTAAGGGACACGAGCAAAAAGGACTTAGACCTGCTTTTGTGCTGTCGCCTCGCTCCTACAACGAGAAAAGCTCCTTAGCTCTATTTATGCCGATTACAAAACAACAAAAAGGGTATCCTTTTGAAGTTATCCTACCCACTGGATTAACAGTTCAGGGCGTAATTCTTGCAGATCAAATTAAGTGTTTAGACTGGAAAGCTCGCGGTATTCGATTGGTTGAGTCGGTATCTCAAGATGTAATTGAAGAGGTGCAAGCTAAAATAGAGCCGTTGTTATTCTAAAAGCATGGAGTTCACGGGGCTGCGGAAATCAGACGATCGCGCTTTTCCTGAAATTACCTATGTGCGCGGCGCTAGCGGCGAACTCGTACCCGTTTTGCGCGGCACTCGCTTGCGCGTGCAAACAGTAGTCATTGCAGCCCATAAATGGGGTTTTTCGCCAAACCAAATTGCCACTGAGTATGATTTAAGTGAAGCTCAAGTGAACGATGTTTTCGCTTTTTATGCAGCCCACTCTCAGGAAATAGATGCCTCTATTGCTGCTGAGCGAATTATCGAAGCTGCCAATTTGTAAATCGCTATTGCATCTGGATATCGATTATGACCATCAAAGAACAACTTCTCCAAACCATTGAAACACTGCCGGATGACTTGCTAGCACAAACGCTGCAATTCGTCCAAACCCTTCAACATCCCATTCACAAAACTCCAGGAATTTGTGGCGGTGCAGCGCGAATTCGCGA of Oscillatoria nigro-viridis PCC 7112 contains these proteins:
- the mazF gene encoding endoribonuclease MazF, with the translated sequence MTQSNPYIPSRGDIVYLDFDPTKGHEQKGLRPAFVLSPRSYNEKSSLALFMPITKQQKGYPFEVILPTGLTVQGVILADQIKCLDWKARGIRLVESVSQDVIEEVQAKIEPLLF
- a CDS encoding DUF433 domain-containing protein encodes the protein MEFTGLRKSDDRAFPEITYVRGASGELVPVLRGTRLRVQTVVIAAHKWGFSPNQIATEYDLSEAQVNDVFAFYAAHSQEIDASIAAERIIEAANL
- a CDS encoding AbrB/MazE/SpoVT family DNA-binding domain-containing protein, coding for MVGTIAKWGNSLAIRIPQNLAKKINLVEGSEVKLILIDGKLTIEPIVRRRYSLEELIEAMTPENLHTEIDTGVAVGNEVW